In 'Nostoc azollae' 0708, the following are encoded in one genomic region:
- a CDS encoding DUF2811 domain-containing protein encodes MNTKVSIFTEIPETLQESLKNYLETHPDWDQTRVLTAALSLFLLQNGDSDRCADRIYLETLFHEC; translated from the coding sequence ATAAACACAAAGGTTAGTATCTTTACTGAAATCCCTGAAACACTCCAGGAATCCCTAAAAAACTATTTAGAAACTCATCCTGATTGGGATCAAACCCGAGTATTAACTGCGGCGTTATCGCTGTTTTTGCTCCAAAATGGAGATAGCGATCGCTGTGCAGATCGTATCTACTTAGAAACTTTATTTCATGAATGCTGA
- a CDS encoding response regulator transcription factor translates to MAAAKILVVDDDPAVRNLIQRFLIRQNYQVEAAEDGKAALALFEQFNPDLVILDVNLPDAIGFNLCQDMQSRNGVFVLMLTSRTDESDKIRGFSKGADDYLTKPFGLGELEVRVAAILRRQRVVTTAEQKRLIFEKLMIDPVRREVSFNNQPVPLTALEFDLLHFLASHPGRVWRRSELIQEVWDYEYVGDQRVVDVHIGQIRKKIEIDAGQPALIQTVRGVGYKFECPTQPQQDVKS, encoded by the coding sequence ATGGCTGCTGCCAAGATTCTTGTAGTTGATGACGACCCAGCCGTTCGGAATTTAATCCAACGCTTTTTGATTAGACAGAACTATCAAGTAGAAGCTGCCGAAGATGGTAAGGCAGCCCTAGCTCTATTTGAGCAGTTTAACCCAGACTTGGTAATTCTAGATGTAAATTTACCAGATGCCATCGGGTTTAACCTGTGCCAAGACATGCAAAGCCGTAATGGTGTTTTTGTACTCATGCTGACTAGCCGGACGGATGAATCCGACAAAATTCGTGGTTTTTCTAAAGGTGCTGATGACTATCTCACCAAACCATTTGGGTTAGGAGAGTTAGAAGTCAGAGTAGCAGCTATTTTGAGGCGTCAGCGGGTTGTGACGACCGCAGAACAAAAACGCCTGATTTTTGAAAAATTAATGATTGATCCGGTACGGAGGGAAGTATCATTTAATAACCAACCAGTGCCGTTAACTGCTTTAGAATTTGATTTGTTACATTTTTTAGCTAGTCATCCAGGTCGAGTTTGGCGGCGATCAGAACTTATTCAAGAGGTCTGGGACTATGAATATGTGGGAGACCAGCGAGTTGTCGATGTCCACATCGGTCAAATTCGCAAGAAGATTGAAATTGATGCTGGTCAACCGGCATTAATCCAAACTGTACGGGGTGTAGGGTATAAATTTGAATGTCCTACTCAACCGCAGCAAGACGTTAAATCCTAA
- a CDS encoding CPP1-like family protein — translation MSDQNPYEKLGVSEDASFDEIQDARNRLLEQHGGDVKYLELIEAAYDAILMERLRMRQEGKIKVPERIRFPEMRVQSPQKESPIPREQSPMWLQRMLDQPSLPEVLIQGSWYLGLSAITVFFPAASDQILQLALVVGVGISIYFLNRKENKFGRGVLLTLAGLIVGLIAGGLIATWVLQQMPFISVTKNQFSTVLTFILMWVISSFLR, via the coding sequence ATGAGCGATCAAAATCCCTACGAAAAACTTGGGGTATCAGAAGATGCTAGCTTCGATGAAATTCAGGATGCTCGCAATCGCCTGTTAGAGCAACATGGTGGTGATGTGAAGTATTTAGAATTGATTGAAGCAGCCTATGATGCAATTCTAATGGAACGCTTACGGATGCGCCAAGAAGGAAAAATTAAAGTACCTGAGCGTATTCGTTTTCCAGAAATGCGAGTCCAATCTCCTCAGAAAGAAAGTCCTATTCCTCGTGAACAGTCACCTATGTGGCTCCAAAGAATGTTGGATCAACCGAGTTTGCCAGAGGTACTGATACAAGGGTCTTGGTATTTGGGTTTAAGTGCTATCACTGTGTTTTTCCCTGCGGCAAGTGATCAGATTTTGCAGTTAGCATTAGTGGTAGGTGTAGGAATCAGTATTTATTTTCTTAATCGTAAGGAAAACAAATTTGGTCGAGGAGTTTTGTTAACATTGGCTGGACTAATTGTTGGTTTAATAGCTGGGGGATTGATAGCTACCTGGGTATTACAGCAAATGCCATTTATCAGTGTGACAAAAAATCAGTTCTCTACGGTTCTGACTTTTATCTTGATGTGGGTAATTAGCAGCTTTTTGCGTTAG
- a CDS encoding Tn3 family transposase, translating to MRLNFEICIFSYVAVELKSGDICVFNSEAYADYREQLLSWNDCQPLVEAYCQQLGFPTQAEDFVENLKNSLTQTASAVDLGYPNNTSVIISEQGELVLKSPLANRESASLKNLEALISAMPDRNLIDILRDVDYWTNFTRNFGPLSSSDSKLDRSTERYLLTTFTYGCNLGATQAARHMRGVITSRMLSFLNQRHISLRGFSGFESLFNQSDQAFGDYLIDLDAILPALEEKLNLGF from the coding sequence ATGCGCCTCAATTTTGAGATTTGTATTTTTTCTTATGTCGCTGTTGAACTAAAGTCAGGGGATATTTGTGTCTTTAACAGTGAGGCTTATGCTGACTATAGAGAACAATTACTTTCTTGGAACGACTGTCAGCCATTAGTTGAAGCATACTGTCAACAATTAGGCTTTCCTACTCAGGCTGAAGATTTTGTCGAGAATTTAAAAAATTCATTAACCCAAACAGCATCGGCAGTAGATCTAGGCTATCCGAATAATACATCTGTCATTATTAGCGAGCAAGGAGAACTTGTTTTAAAAAGTCCATTAGCTAATCGTGAGAGTGCTTCTCTCAAAAATTTAGAGGCCTTAATCTCTGCAATGCCAGACCGTAACTTAATTGATATTCTCAGAGATGTGGATTACTGGACAAACTTTACCCGAAATTTTGGTCCTTTGAGTAGTTCTGATTCAAAATTAGACCGGTCTACAGAACGCTATTTATTAACCACTTTTACTTATGGATGCAATCTAGGGGCGACTCAAGCTGCACGTCACATGAGAGGCGTTATTACATCAAGAATGCTTAGTTTTCTCAATCAGAGACATATTAGTTTAAGAGGATTTAGCGGCTTTGAGTCCTTATTTAACCAGTCAGATCAAGCATTTGGTGATTATCTGATTGATCTTGATGCGATTCTACCAGCACTAGAGGAAAAGTTAAATTTAGGCTTCTGA
- a CDS encoding DUF4158 domain-containing protein: MASIERTAYPRFKRYYTANELDRTYTPTRIEIAFALKVTTWEDNYFNLLVLLKVFQRLGYFPQIADIPLTMIKHIRMALDLREDRSFSYQYPPTLSRHKKAIRSYFPLLWRFYKSHRSAFFRVFKSL; the protein is encoded by the coding sequence GTGGCATCAATTGAACGGACAGCTTATCCCAGATTCAAACGGTACTATACCGCCAATGAACTCGATAGAACTTACACTCCCACGAGGATAGAGATAGCATTCGCGTTAAAAGTTACGACTTGGGAAGATAACTATTTTAATTTGCTAGTTTTACTCAAAGTATTTCAGAGATTAGGCTATTTCCCCCAAATAGCAGACATCCCTCTCACTATGATCAAGCATATTCGGATGGCACTGGATCTTCGAGAAGATAGGAGTTTTAGCTATCAATATCCACCAACTTTATCCCGTCATAAAAAAGCGATTCGCTCTTACTTCCCTTTATTATGGCGATTTTATAAAAGTCATCGTAGTGCATTCTTTCGAGTATTTAAATCCCTGTAG
- a CDS encoding tyrosine-type recombinase/integrase, which produces MRPKEVEAMIKAAHSFGTHGVRDAAIILLMFRHGLSTAELVSLKWSQIDLNDGYIEIRRVKHGHDSIHPLRAPELSALRQIKRDYPETQYVFVSERKAPLSTRTIPHIIARAGELAGLNESVHPHQLRHACGYYLASQGHDTRAIQDYLGHKNIHHTVRYTQMSPQRFESFWTD; this is translated from the coding sequence TTGCGTCCAAAGGAAGTGGAAGCGATGATCAAAGCGGCGCATTCATTCGGAACGCACGGAGTTCGAGATGCAGCCATTATTTTACTGATGTTTCGGCATGGGCTTAGCACGGCAGAGTTAGTTTCTCTGAAATGGTCACAAATTGATTTGAACGATGGCTATATAGAGATAAGAAGAGTAAAACATGGGCATGATAGCATTCATCCCCTACGCGCTCCTGAATTGAGCGCATTACGTCAGATTAAACGAGATTATCCTGAAACCCAGTATGTATTCGTCTCCGAGCGCAAAGCTCCCCTGTCCACCCGAACTATCCCTCACATTATAGCCAGAGCCGGAGAATTAGCTGGACTTAACGAATCTGTTCATCCTCATCAACTGCGTCATGCTTGTGGCTATTATCTTGCTTCACAGGGTCATGATACCAGAGCGATTCAGGACTACTTAGGACACAAAAATATTCACCATACAGTTCGCTACACGCAGATGTCCCCCCAAAGATTTGAATCGTTTTGGACAGATTGA
- a CDS encoding DNA-directed RNA polymerase subunit omega produces MLKRSKFETTQSQIMHRAEELISAASNRYRITVQVANRAKRRRYEDFENNEDAMMKPVLRAIIEMSDEMTQPEIIGEL; encoded by the coding sequence ATGCTCAAGCGTTCCAAGTTCGAGACAACCCAGTCTCAGATTATGCATCGGGCTGAGGAGCTTATTAGCGCGGCCTCAAATCGCTATCGGATCACAGTTCAAGTGGCGAATCGTGCCAAGCGTCGGCGTTATGAAGATTTTGAGAATAATGAAGATGCAATGATGAAACCCGTACTCAGAGCAATTATTGAGATGTCTGATGAAATGACTCAGCCAGAGATTATCGGCGAATTATAA
- a CDS encoding DUF1818 family protein, whose product MQRVIKSGIGWRIGWNPDASEFKGLVGTDDWAIEFTELELNDFCRLFNQLADTMKHLATELMEQEKIACEAESDLLWMEVEGYPQSYSLHFILNTGRCVEGKWDPEAVPELLQATEMLKVF is encoded by the coding sequence ATGCAAAGAGTCATCAAAAGCGGAATAGGTTGGCGTATAGGCTGGAACCCAGACGCATCAGAATTCAAAGGCTTAGTTGGTACAGACGACTGGGCGATAGAATTCACCGAACTTGAATTAAACGACTTTTGCCGCTTATTCAATCAGCTTGCAGACACAATGAAGCATTTAGCCACAGAATTAATGGAGCAAGAAAAAATTGCCTGTGAAGCAGAAAGCGATTTATTATGGATGGAGGTAGAAGGCTATCCCCAATCCTATAGTTTACACTTCATCCTCAATACAGGGCGGTGTGTAGAAGGAAAATGGGATCCTGAAGCTGTACCAGAATTACTGCAAGCTACAGAAATGCTGAAAGTTTTTTAA
- a CDS encoding 5-formyltetrahydrofolate cyclo-ligase, producing MQKVDSPLKKTELRRSLLKIRQYMTVPEWREKSDRISSQLQTSVIFNQATTILAYFSFRQEPDIGPLFSDSQRRWGFPRCVGKSLFWHLWQPDDMPQMGNYGIPEPHPEAPIINSAEVDLILVPSVACDRQGYRLGYGGGYYDRLLTSPTWAKIPTIGIVFDFAYLSQLPIDNWDKPLKGVVTETVVY from the coding sequence TTGCAAAAAGTTGATTCACCACTAAAGAAGACAGAACTCCGCCGTAGTTTGCTGAAAATTCGTCAATATATGACTGTTCCAGAGTGGAGAGAAAAGAGCGATCGCATTTCTTCTCAACTCCAAACATCTGTTATTTTTAACCAAGCAACTACTATCCTGGCTTATTTCAGCTTTCGTCAAGAACCTGATATTGGCCCACTTTTTAGCGATTCTCAACGCCGCTGGGGTTTTCCCCGTTGTGTTGGTAAGTCCCTATTTTGGCACTTATGGCAACCGGATGATATGCCCCAAATGGGCAATTATGGAATTCCTGAACCACACCCAGAAGCGCCAATCATCAATTCTGCTGAAGTCGATTTAATTCTCGTCCCCAGTGTAGCTTGCGATCGCCAAGGATACCGTTTAGGTTATGGTGGTGGATATTATGACCGTTTGTTGACTTCTCCCACTTGGGCGAAAATACCCACCATAGGAATCGTCTTTGATTTCGCTTATTTATCCCAACTACCAATTGATAATTGGGATAAACCATTAAAAGGTGTTGTCACTGAAACAGTCGTATATTAA
- a CDS encoding GDP-L-fucose synthase family protein — MTALELTNKRILVTGGSGFLGRQVIDQLCKAGADREKITVTRSYNCDLRVWENCQRAVDQQHIVIHLAAHVGGIGLNREKPAELFYDNLMMGVHLIHAAYQVGLEKFVCVGTICSYPKFTPVPFKEEDLWNGYPEETNAPYGVAKKALLVQLQSYRQQYGFNGIYLLPVNLYGPEDNFNPSSSHVIPALIRKVHEAQIQGEKQLPVWGDGSPTREFLYSTDAARGIVMGTQFFNESEPINLGTGDEISIRDLINLICELMEYEGEIVWETDKPNGQPRRCLDTEKAKEAFGFTAQVSFQEGLRNTIDWYRHNAV; from the coding sequence ATGACTGCCTTAGAACTAACAAATAAACGCATTCTTGTCACTGGTGGTTCGGGTTTTCTAGGTCGTCAAGTGATAGATCAACTGTGCAAAGCTGGGGCTGACCGTGAGAAGATTACAGTTACGCGATCGTACAATTGTGATTTACGAGTATGGGAAAATTGCCAACGTGCAGTTGACCAACAACATATAGTCATTCACTTAGCTGCTCATGTTGGTGGTATTGGTCTAAACCGCGAAAAACCTGCAGAGTTGTTCTACGATAACTTGATGATGGGAGTCCACCTAATTCATGCTGCTTATCAAGTGGGTTTAGAAAAATTCGTCTGTGTTGGTACAATCTGCAGTTATCCTAAATTCACCCCAGTCCCCTTTAAAGAAGAAGATTTGTGGAATGGCTATCCAGAAGAAACTAACGCCCCCTATGGAGTGGCTAAGAAGGCGCTGTTAGTTCAACTACAATCCTACCGTCAGCAGTACGGCTTTAATGGTATTTACTTGCTACCTGTGAACTTATACGGGCCTGAAGACAATTTTAACCCCAGTAGTTCCCACGTTATTCCGGCTTTAATTCGTAAAGTTCACGAAGCCCAAATTCAGGGAGAAAAGCAACTTCCTGTTTGGGGTGATGGTTCTCCTACCCGCGAGTTTCTGTATTCCACAGATGCGGCACGGGGTATTGTTATGGGTACTCAGTTTTTCAATGAATCTGAACCCATTAATTTGGGTACGGGTGATGAAATCTCCATTCGCGATTTAATTAATCTGATTTGTGAGTTGATGGAGTATGAAGGGGAGATTGTTTGGGAAACTGACAAACCTAATGGACAACCACGACGCTGTTTAGATACGGAAAAAGCGAAGGAAGCCTTTGGATTTACTGCTCAAGTCAGTTTCCAAGAAGGGCTCAGAAATACCATTGATTGGTATCGTCACAACGCTGTGTAA
- the gmd gene encoding GDP-mannose 4,6-dehydratase, translated as MTQQKRALITGITGQDGSYLSEFLLEQGYEVHGIIRRTSTFNTDRIDHIYEDPHKAGVKLLLHYGDLTDGTTLRRILEEVKPTEIYNLGAQSHVRVSFDSPEYTVDSVGMGTLRLLEAIRDYQQRTGIQVRFYQAGSSEMYGLVQAVPQSETTPFYPRSPYACAKVYAHWQTVNYRESYNLFACNGVLFNHESPRRGETFVTRKITRAVARIVAGKQKSIYMGNLDAKRDWGYAKDYVKAMWLMLQKDEPDDYVIATGETRSVREFLALAFGYVNLNWEDYVEFDQRYLRPAEVDLLIGDPTKAQQQLGWKPSVTFEELVSLMVEADLQALGYTSPNGNGSQQPPDIATIRQELGALHF; from the coding sequence ATGACGCAACAAAAACGAGCGTTGATTACTGGTATTACAGGTCAAGATGGTTCTTATCTGAGCGAGTTTTTACTAGAACAAGGTTATGAAGTTCATGGGATTATTCGTCGCACTTCCACCTTTAACACAGACCGCATTGATCATATTTATGAAGACCCCCATAAAGCTGGGGTAAAATTATTACTTCACTATGGTGACTTAACAGATGGTACTACTCTGCGCCGGATTTTAGAAGAAGTCAAACCTACAGAAATTTATAACTTAGGCGCTCAGTCTCATGTCAGAGTTAGCTTTGATTCACCAGAATATACAGTAGATTCGGTCGGAATGGGAACTTTACGTTTGTTAGAAGCCATCCGTGACTATCAACAACGCACAGGTATTCAAGTACGTTTCTACCAAGCTGGTTCTTCAGAAATGTATGGCTTGGTGCAAGCAGTACCCCAAAGTGAAACTACACCTTTTTATCCCCGTAGTCCCTATGCTTGTGCTAAAGTTTATGCCCACTGGCAAACAGTAAATTATCGAGAATCTTACAACTTATTTGCTTGTAATGGTGTTCTTTTCAACCATGAATCACCCCGGCGTGGTGAAACCTTTGTTACCCGTAAAATTACGAGAGCAGTTGCTCGCATAGTGGCTGGCAAACAGAAAAGTATATATATGGGCAACTTGGATGCCAAACGTGATTGGGGTTATGCTAAAGATTATGTAAAAGCCATGTGGCTTATGTTGCAGAAAGACGAGCCAGATGATTACGTGATTGCTACGGGTGAAACTCGCTCAGTGCGGGAGTTCTTGGCATTAGCATTTGGTTATGTGAATCTCAATTGGGAAGATTATGTGGAGTTTGATCAAAGGTATTTAAGACCTGCGGAAGTAGATTTGTTAATTGGTGATCCTACTAAGGCACAGCAGCAGTTAGGTTGGAAACCTTCAGTTACTTTTGAAGAACTGGTTTCTTTGATGGTAGAAGCTGATTTACAGGCACTGGGTTACACTTCCCCTAATGGCAATGGTTCACAACAACCCCCAGATATTGCTACTATTCGTCAGGAACTAGGTGCTCTCCACTTTTGA
- a CDS encoding sugar transferase — MTAQSSLLSGKRYPRKDASASMRTLAKRGQKTKPPKIQPRGLVFQGLNGEFAKRLFDIAFSLSVLILFFPIYIILALLIAVSSKGPIFYVQERVGKNYRRFKCIKFRTMVSNADEMLAQIMETSPELRQEFTSTFKLKQDPRITKIGHFLRITSLDEFPQFWNVLKGDMSVVGPRPLVAEELPKYGCHIEHILTIRPGITGLWQVSGRNDIPYPQRVQIDLHYVKFRNFWLDLGIILKTIDVVIIPKNNGAY; from the coding sequence GTGCCTCAATGCGTACTTTAGCAAAACGTGGTCAAAAAACTAAACCCCCTAAGATACAACCTAGAGGTTTGGTTTTTCAGGGTTTAAACGGAGAGTTTGCCAAACGACTATTTGATATTGCATTTTCGCTGTCGGTTTTGATCTTGTTTTTCCCAATATATATAATCTTGGCCTTACTGATTGCTGTCAGTTCAAAAGGGCCAATCTTTTATGTCCAAGAACGGGTTGGTAAAAACTATCGCCGATTTAAATGTATTAAATTCCGCACTATGGTGAGCAATGCAGATGAAATGCTTGCCCAAATCATGGAAACATCCCCAGAGTTGCGCCAGGAATTTACCAGCACGTTTAAACTCAAACAAGACCCCCGAATTACCAAAATCGGCCACTTCCTGCGAATTACGAGTTTAGACGAATTTCCCCAATTTTGGAATGTCTTAAAAGGGGATATGAGTGTTGTTGGACCACGCCCTTTAGTAGCCGAAGAATTACCAAAATATGGCTGTCACATCGAGCATATTTTAACCATCCGTCCGGGAATTACTGGATTATGGCAAGTGTCTGGACGGAATGATATTCCTTACCCCCAACGAGTTCAAATCGACTTGCACTACGTCAAATTTAGGAATTTTTGGCTAGATTTAGGGATCATTTTGAAAACCATTGATGTAGTCATCATACCTAAAAATAACGGGGCATATTAA